TAGCCCTTCTGCTCTCCGAGAAGTCAGACATGCCCGTCTTTTTGCATACATTCAATTTTTGCTGAATCTGGAAACACCATGGCTGCCGTCGTGAATGGCGTCCCCGTCGCCATCCCGCCGCCAGAGGGCTATGAAGTTGACTTCGATAACCCTCAGCGCAACAGCGTGACTGCGGCATACTGGCTCTTCGGCGTTGGGAATTTTCTTACACTTCTTTTCATGCTTCAGCGAGCCTACGTCCGATTGGTGATTCAGAAGACACTCCGGTTAGAAGATGGTAAGGCTTCTTGGTCCTCCTTTCTCCTTCATGTTGAAGTTGCGGGCAATTGCTGACGTTCAAAAGCTTGTTTGGGCATCGCCTATGTAAGTGCAACTCTTAGATGGTCTTGAAGTGGTCTTGACCAAGTCTCGATTCTAACCCCCATAGGTGTTTTCTGTCGTCCTCCAAACCCTCATTATCCGTAAGCATGGCCATTATCCCACCCAACAGAACCTCTGGCACTTTTCTAACATTTTTCATCCTAGGCGACTTTGCTCGCGGTATAATGGGTACACATGGCTGGGAAATGCCAATCACGAAATTCGCCATGTTCGTTCGAGCGTTATACCTCCTCCCGATCCTCCACAACCCCGTTCAATGCGGTGCGAAAatggccctcctcctcgtctacCGCCGACTCGCACCTCAAATTTGGTTCCGCATATCCGTCTGGTTCACAACTTTTGTGGTAATCGGGTCGTCCTTGGCCATCACCTTCGTCACCATCTTCCCCTGTCAACCAACTCGAGCGGCGTGGGACATCAGCTATACGAATCCGAAGTGCATTGATAGGAATGCTGTATACAAGGCTACAGCAGCCCTGGGAGCCATTACGGATCTAATGGTGCTCGCGATCCCGATCCCAGTTGTGATACCGCTCCAGATATCTATGAGGCAGAAGATTGGGTTGATCTGTTTCTTCGCTGTTGGTGGAGTGTAAGTCGCATACAGCCGCGTGTGTAGGAAACAGAGCTAAGAGTCATGCAATAGGACCGTATTCACCTCCATCATGAGACTTATAGCACTCATCAACTCAATGGGCGATATGGACCAATCCTGGGGCGGCGGGCCCGTACTCCTTTGGATGTAAGACTCTCCCTCCTGTGCTGTACAACGACATGGAAACGATTCTAATGCAGTACCAGCTTTGCCGAAGCAAACCTTTCCTGCATATGTGCGGCCCTTCCTACTGTCAAACCCTTCATCAAGCATATTTCCCCCCGAATCCTCGGCACAACGGATCCCGCGACCAAGAGCGGCCCTGCATTCTCTAACCCTAGCGCTCCACCAACTATCGGAGCGATAGGGACCGGCAACCAAAGACACGATCGATACCAACGCTTTGATGATGGTCCTATGTACCCTCTGCAAACTGTATCCAAGGTGGAGGCGCCCAAGGGATACGATCCCAACGTTGGGAACACTTGGCAACATGCACGTCAGAGTTCGTTGAATAGCCAGGGGGATTCTAGCTCtgaaaaggctattatacaAACACGAACTACGGCTGTTACATATTCTGCTTGATACAGCGGTAACAACTTGATGGACTCTGGGTATATATGAAAGCACAAGGCAGAACAATGTATAATATGCATAGCTATACATGGAACAAATGTATGCACAACTGAGGTATGATACATAAGTAGGAGCGCATAGAGATATGTTATGGTTTCATAATGCGATACATGCAAATTAATTCTGTTCGTAAAACATAGCCTTGTTCGGCTAATGATATATGCATTGGTTAATATGTACTAGCTTAAAATGGTCTGGGAGTAAAAAGACCCAACACTACTGGCTACATGAAAGAAACCTCTAAACAAGAGAGTTGACATAGTTCTCCAGGTTGGTGTACCCGTTAGAGGCAATCTTCATACCGTCAGACTTATCATTGGGGTTGAGAccattcttcttctcccactcATCAGGAATACCATCACCATCCGAGTCCGTAGGCGCCTTGCCGCTCGCAATCGTGCCCACGCCGCCAAAGTCATTCTCGTTGGAGATCTGAGATCCCTTCTTTCCGTAcgtcttgacctcctcgatGAGGGCTTTGTCGACCTGGTCGCGGGTTCGCGAGTTGCCGACGCTGGCGAGGACCACGTTGAGGGCCTGTTCCGCCGTGCGGGCGGTGGCGGGGGCGGGGTAGTTGTAGGGCGTCTTGACGATGTCCATGCTGGAGTAGCAGGTGGTGCTCTCGCAGAGGGCGGAGCCGTCGAGCTTTCCGTTGCGGTTGGAGTCGTAGAAGTTGTTCTTGACGTCTACATACCGTCAACAGGGGTTCCTATTTCCAGACGGAGAGATCACTTACAGGCGTGGAAGTTGGCGTTGCCTCGCGTGAAAGCAGTGACACTGGTGTGAGGACCAGAAATGAAGTAGTTGTTCATGATGTTGACGTAGCTGTCGCCGTCACTTCCTCCGGCAATGTAGCCACCGCCACCTCCCCAGTTGTAGATGACCTTGAACATTAGTCTCACGAGCCGAGAGAGTTGACAAGATACTCACATTGTTCTGGAAGTCGTTGActcccttgaccttggggtTACGTGTCTTGTTGTCAATGTACAGGTTGCGGAACAGACTGACTCCTCCGTCGGTCTGCATCAAACCACCGCAAGAGTGCGACACAAGGCCTTGAGCGATGATGGTGTCCTGGATGGTGACCTTGGAGACAGCTCCATTGATGGAAAAGGTCTCGTCACGGCCCCACGAGGCACTGACATGATCAAAGATCATGTTCTTGCCAtcggcgatggtgatggcgtccTTACCCGAGGTTCCTCCCTTGCCCATGCGGATGGTGATGTATCGCACGATGGCATCGTTGGCGTTGGAGAATGACCAACCATTGCCGTACACCATGATTCCCTAGGTACACTTTAGCACACCTCTCAAGAAGGGAACGGAATTGGATTTGACATACACCACCAGGAGCAGTCTGGCCAGCAATGTAAACGTTCTTGGAGACGACCATGCGGCCAGTAATCTTGATGATGCCGCCAACGTCAAACACGACAATACGGTTAGGCTTTGACACGGCGTCACGAAGAGAACCCTGGCCCGAATCACTGTTGGTTGTTAGACATTTGAAGGCATCAGGTCCGTTCTAAGCTTACTTCAGATTCGTCACCTTGTAGACCTCACCACCATTGCGGCCACCGACAGCATCCTTACCAAAGCCCTCGGCTCCGGGGAACGCAGGAACAGCAGCCTGGACTGCGGAAGCAGCCGCGAGGGTCAAcaaagagagggagagctTCATGTTTCGGCGATGGGCTGGAAGAAAACGATCCAGATACTCATGTTTCAGATCAAAAAGACGGCGTACAAACCGCCTTATGTAGCACTCCCCAAAGACCCCTGAAACTTTTCTTACCGAGCATATGGTCTGAACACCAGCCTGAGCATCTGCTCGCCGTCAAAAACGGGGTCTAGAATATCCTCCAATGTTTACCCTTCGGGTAATTAAGGGGGTGGACGGTGTTTGCTAGCATGTTGTGCCGATTGGTGGAACTGCTGGGCAGGGGTGTTGACAGGCCTATTTCTGCCACAGGAACAGTTTCAAAGGGGGACGAGACTCCGAACTGCTGTTTATGGGCTCGGATCgctaataatacttcttgTTTCGTGGGAGGAAGAGTATTGATTGGTGTGTTAATCATGTTTAGCTGATACAACAGTGCATTCGGTTCAATGATCGAACGGTATATCCGCCTCTTCTCGTATTTCGTAGTTTGGTTTCTCCTCAGCACAACAGCCTTATGCTCCACCTCAATCAGTTCTACGTAGAAGTGGTTGCAGGGGTCTCATTGACTTAAAACGAGCAGGACCTTGATCGTCTTCAGGCCTCCTCTTCACATCAACTACTTATCAGCCCTGAGTCCTGTCAAGATCGGATCCTGAGGACAGTCCGAACCACTTTCAAGTCCATCTCAGACTCATGTTCTTCTGCAAGGACACGGGGAAGGCATAAAGATTCTTACACGCGTTTTCTTTCCTCAGATCGCACAATATAATATTGTCAGGGTGGTACTTAGTCACCTTTTTATCTCAAGCCAATACAAACTGCACCCCGCTCCAGAAAGGCTTTCTCGTCTACAGCACGAGTTCCACTGCCATAAAGGAAGCCTTGCTCGTTCTTTTCTCGAGGCTAGTGACGATGGACTATTACACGATGGGAACCACGCAAACATCAACAAACTCGGGCAAAAAGTTGAGATTGAGCATTAAGGCATGTTGTCGTGCAGTAAAATAGAGCCAATTAGGCTCCCTAGCCACTATGGGGGCCCCCTACCATTTGGTGGCCTAACGGCCTATTTTTCTGTATCGCACATGTGAAAGCCAGTCCTAACGACGTGGCCCCAGGACAACATGATTTAGAGGGAGATAATAGATACTAGAAGAATCAAGAACATTACAGCTGTCTCAGCATGCGACATCTCGGAGAGCTCAGTACAAACGAGTACCCAATTCTACACTGACAAGTTGGATTTCTATCGTTCTATGACACAACCGAATACGATGAGGTTGGAATTTGTAATCCGTGCAGTGATATTCTCGAGAAACATGTTGTTTGTTCAAGCTCCTTTCTGTGAGCTGGTAGAGATGACTCCCTAAGGTGCTGTTCTCTTAAACGGCTATTGTGTTTTTTGACATAGtggaagcccggcccttgacgggataactgagccagaagatagGCTTTTGGTATGAGTTGATCTAAATTAAAACTGCTCTAaactcttagataaactCTTCGATATATCTTTCCTAGTTGATATCAACAACGCTTGACAAAGGCAGCGCAGTTTTCGGGGCCCCTCCCCGACGTTCTCGCCTTATGGTGGGGCCGGCATATCGGCCTTTCAACCCGCCGGACCGGCCTTGAATTACTCGGCAGCGGCCCGGGCACCGAGAAACAGGCATGGTTGAGAAGGACTGGAGGAGGATAACATGAAATTTCAATGGGCATTGTATAAAAGTAGTGCAGTATTTAGCACTTGAAGGAAGAGGTGCTAGAACGCCGTATTGTTTAGTGCATACGTCCGTTGTGTGTGTAGCAATACGAATATCATACATCTTCAAAAATCACGTCATGATTATAGCCGGTTACAATCTGTTTTAAGAGATTAAACATGAATTCAGAGTCATCAAGTTTCGTCTTTTCTGCTCTCGCGACTTTGACACATGTCGGTTAGTACCCGACGGATATGGTGTGCTCTGCACTACAATCGGCTATCATCCGAGCAACCCCATCTGTCCCCACGTCTGTTCCAAGAACGAGGCATATTCCGTTGGATGTATCTCATTTTCTCAAACTTGCCAATATTTTTATTGGAGAATACCAGCTCTGAATATCTGACATACACGTCGGTGGTCAGGTTGGCGGAGAGGTTTGAGTTAAAGTCGGTCGTGGTGGCCGGAGCGGGACACTGCCGATCAAGATGCAGGCACGGCGTGGCTCAAAGAGGCAATTGTCCTGGGAGCCCGGCACGACGTTGACGTGAGGCACTAGGCCGCAGACTTTATGTGGGTATAAGTAGGTAAGTTAACATATAACTCGCCTCTCCCCCCTCACTCTGCGTTTATCAATCTTTATCACAAACACAAAATGTCCTCCCCTATCCCTCCCCGAGGCATCTACGCCCCAGCcgtcgccttcttcaaggaAGATGAGACTCTAGACCTCGATTCAATCGGAACCCACCTCACCCGTCTAGCCAAGGGTGGTGTTGCTGGCCTCGTGATCCAGGGCACAAACGGAGAGGCCATGCATTtgagccatgatgagagGAGTCAGGTCATCCAACTAGCAAAAAGTGTTCTCAAGGAGCATGGCCGTCCGGATACTGTCGTCATCGCCGGTACCGGTGCCCAGAGCACCCGTGAGACCATTCAGCTCTGTAACGAGGCCAGCGAAGCTGGTGCCGACTTTGCCCTGGTCTTGAGCCCCAGCTACTTTGGTAGGAATGCTATCTCTGAATATTCAGACAATGCTAACATCCAGCTCAGTTGGAGCCATGCAGAAGCCCGTTCTCTCCAAGTTCTTTGATGATGTCGCCACCGCAtctcccatccccatcctccTCTACAACTTTCCCCTCGTCACCGGTGGTATCGACCTGGACTCTGacctcatcaccaacctGGCCGCCGCCAACCCCAAAATTGTTGGAACCAAGCTTACCTGCGGAAATCTGGGCAAGTTGCAGCGTCTAGCCCACGAGCCTCGGATTGGCCACCCATTCGCCGCCTTTGCTGGCAAGACCGACTTTTTCCTTCATGGCCTAGTCGCCGGCTCGCATGGTGTCATTGCCGCTGCAGCTAACCTCCTCCCCAAGGTTCACGTGCACGTGCTGAAGCTGTACGATGAaggcaagctcaaggagtgCCAGGAGCTTCAGACTCTGCTGAGCCGAGCCGACTGGGCTCTTGTTCAGCTAGGTGTGGCCGGTATCAAAGGTGCGCTGGATCGGTACTATGGTTACGGCGGTGGACGAAGCCGGAGGCCGTTGGGTCAGGTTGATGCGAGCAAGTTTGAGGGCAGTGTTGACGGTGCTCTCAAGGGTCTGATTGATCTGGAAAACTCCTTGTGAGGAAGTAGAATAGACAAGTCTAAGTAATTTGCAGTTCTAGACACCAACATCAATACCAAGTAGAATAAATCGTTAAGAATTTGCCCCGAAATTTCAAGAGCACGGTGAATTCACTATATATCTCTCAGATGGATCTCAGTCTCCGGTGTCTCTCAGCGAGAAAACAGACGCGGCTTAGGTTGATAACAAAGGAATATTACCATTGTGCTTGGGGAAAAGCCAAGGAGAAAgtagattaaagaaataagaacgAGGAATAACCCTTGCTTTCTGCGTCAGGTTCATTGGTGCTTCTTTGTTATCTAGATGCACCTAATAGGCC
This region of Fusarium falciforme chromosome 5, complete sequence genomic DNA includes:
- a CDS encoding Putative pectate lyase C, yielding MKLSLSLLTLAAASAVQAAVPAFPGAEGFGKDAVGGRNGGEVYKVTNLNDSGQGSLRDAVSKPNRIVVFDVGGIIKITGRMVVSKNVYIAGQTAPGGGIMVYGNGWSFSNANDAIVRYITIRMGKGGTSGKDAITIADGKNMIFDHVSASWGRDETFSINGAVSKVTIQDTIIAQGLVSHSCGGLMQTDGGVSLFRNLYIDNKTRNPKVKGVNDFQNNVIYNWGGGGGYIAGGSDGDSYVNIMNNYFISGPHTSVTAFTRGNANFHAYVKNNFYDSNRNGKLDGSALCESTTCYSSMDIVKTPYNYPAPATARTAEQALNVVLASVGNSRTRDQVDKALIEEVKTYGKKGSQISNENDFGGVGTIASGKAPTDSDGDGIPDEWEKKNGLNPNDKSDGMKIASNGYTNLENYVNSLV